The Skermanella rosea sequence CAACGTCATCTGGATTCCTGAAGGATCGGCAATGAAGAAGGTTCGTATCCGTGTCTAGCATGCCCCGCGTGAAAGATAGGTCATGAGGATCCTCGGCATGGACAGCGCCACCGGCGCCTGTTCCGCGGCGCTCTGGTCCGACGGCGCCGTGGTCGCCCGGCGCTTCGCCGCGATGGATCGCGGCCAGTCCGAGGTCATGATCCCCATGGTCCAGGCCGTGCTGGACGAGGCCGGCGTGGCGTTCGGCCAGCTCGACGGGCTCGGCGTCACGGTCGGGCCGGGCGCCTTCACCGGCCTGCGGATCGGGCTGGCCGCCGCGCGCGGGATCGCGTTGGCCTCCGGGCTGCCGCTGGTCGGGGTGACCAGCTTCGAGGCGGTCGCCCACGGCGTGCCCGCGGCGGAGCGGTCCGGATGCCCGCTGCTGGTCGCCCTTGAGTCGCGGCGAGAAGATATTTTCGTCCAATCATTCGATATCGACCTTAATCCGCTGGACATTCCCCGGGCCGTGAGGCCCGCGGACCTGGACCTGCCGGAAGGCCCCTGGCTGATTGCCGGCGACGCGGCCGCCCGCCTGGCCGCCGCCCTGGGCGCGCGGGAGGGGGGCATGCCAGCATGTCTCCGCGTCGCCGCCGGCCCCGGACTGCCCGACGCGGCCCACGTGGCCCGGCTGGTGGCCCTGCGCGGCCTCGCCGGAGCCGGGGAGGGGCCGCCCCAGCCCCTCTATCTTCGCCCGCCCGACGTCACGCTGCCGCCGCCCCGGACGCGATGAGGCCCGGCGACGAAACCCCCGGCGCGGCCGGTCCCGGAGCGGTCAGGCTCCAGCCCGCCGGCCCTGCCGACCGCGAGATCCTCGGCTGCCTTCACGCCGCCTGCTTTCCGGAGGATCCGTGGAGTGCTGCGGCCATTGGTCGCCTGCTGGAGACGCCCGGCATGTTCGCCTTCCTCGCGGACGCCGGTCCCCCCGGGGAGCCGCGCCCCGTCGGTTTCGTCCTGGCCCGCGTCGCGGCGGGGGAGGGGGAGATTATAACCATCGGCATAGATCCCGGCGCGCGCCGTGCCGGCGCCGGCCGGGCTCTGCTTGCCGCGGCGGCGGACACGGCAAGGGAATGCGGGGCCGAAAGCCTGTTCCTGGAGGTCGCCGAGGACAACAAGCCGGCCCTCTGTCTGTATAGACGCCGAGGATTCCTCGAAATTGGTCGCAGACCAAACTATTATCGCCGAATAGACGGAGCAACCGCAGCTATTGTCATGAAGTTGGAACTATTCCAACTTAATACGAACCATAGTTAACGCTTGATCACCCAGAGCCGGTGGACCCCCTCCGAAGCACTGGGATTTTCCGGTTCTGGTCCCTGTACGGAGTGGCCCAGCTCGATCAACGATCTGGGCACGTTTTCCAAGGGTTCCCCAGCATTCAAGCGGACTTCGAGGGTTTCGCCGGGGGCCATGCGCTCGACCCGCAACTTGGCTCGGACAAAGGTTAACGGGCAGACGTCCGCTGTGATATCGAGGAAGTAATCCGCTGACATTGCTGTGCTCAAAATGTGCTCTTCACTCGCAGTAGATCGTTATTGCGTTGCTCGCGGAGAAGACTTATATCACAGTTTGTCGGTCCCCTGGAGCAAAGATAGATGAACAACGGATCCCCATCCAACGAGCTGTTGTCTCTGACGACAGAGATCGTGGCTGCTCATGTTTCCAACAATACAGTGGCCGTTACAGACCTGCCCCAACTGATCGAGCAGGTGTACAGGACCCTCGCCAATGTTGGCGTCGAGCCGGCGCCGGTCGTGGAGCGTCCTCAACCAGCGGTTCCGATCAAGAAGTCGGTTACTCCAGAGTATATAATCTGTCTGGAGGACGGCAAGAAGCTCAAAATGCTGAAGCGGCATCTGAAAACCGCTTATGACATGACGCCGGAGGAATATCGCGACCGGTGGCAGCTGCCCCCCGATTATCCCATGGTCGCGCCGAACTACGCCAAGCAGCGGAGCAAGCTGGCCAAGCAGATCGGCCTTGGCACCCGCGCCCGGCGCGGCG is a genomic window containing:
- the tsaB gene encoding tRNA (adenosine(37)-N6)-threonylcarbamoyltransferase complex dimerization subunit type 1 TsaB, yielding MRILGMDSATGACSAALWSDGAVVARRFAAMDRGQSEVMIPMVQAVLDEAGVAFGQLDGLGVTVGPGAFTGLRIGLAAARGIALASGLPLVGVTSFEAVAHGVPAAERSGCPLLVALESRREDIFVQSFDIDLNPLDIPRAVRPADLDLPEGPWLIAGDAAARLAAALGAREGGMPACLRVAAGPGLPDAAHVARLVALRGLAGAGEGPPQPLYLRPPDVTLPPPRTR
- a CDS encoding GNAT family N-acetyltransferase, giving the protein MFAFLADAGPPGEPRPVGFVLARVAAGEGEIITIGIDPGARRAGAGRALLAAAADTARECGAESLFLEVAEDNKPALCLYRRRGFLEIGRRPNYYRRIDGATAAIVMKLELFQLNTNHS
- a CDS encoding sulfurtransferase TusA family protein, whose protein sequence is MSADYFLDITADVCPLTFVRAKLRVERMAPGETLEVRLNAGEPLENVPRSLIELGHSVQGPEPENPSASEGVHRLWVIKR
- a CDS encoding MucR family transcriptional regulator, whose translation is MNNGSPSNELLSLTTEIVAAHVSNNTVAVTDLPQLIEQVYRTLANVGVEPAPVVERPQPAVPIKKSVTPEYIICLEDGKKLKMLKRHLKTAYDMTPEEYRDRWQLPPDYPMVAPNYAKQRSKLAKQIGLGTRARRGAA